A region of Dioscorea cayenensis subsp. rotundata cultivar TDr96_F1 chromosome 5, TDr96_F1_v2_PseudoChromosome.rev07_lg8_w22 25.fasta, whole genome shotgun sequence DNA encodes the following proteins:
- the LOC120260129 gene encoding uncharacterized protein LOC120260129 codes for MGDCVCPLAKFFWKRLCPKKINIFNWLAWKDRILTLEKLASRGCNRLPMATCVLCHAAIESVDHLFLHCSLARQVWWYFGRLLNLLGPPSALHLIWDRWRSSVRPDCRDIGDLVVKSIVWNIWLARNDYMFNATVVYAHALILKIDRMLLTWISTAAEGPTSKLEEHSSTIRQSLEFHNTSVEGSGDVPILEGGRDLHTG; via the coding sequence ATGGGGGACTGCGTTTGTCCATTGGCAAAGTTCTTCTGGAAGAGATTGTGTCCgaagaaaattaatattttcaactGGTTAGCTTGGAAAGATAGGATCCTCACTCTGGAGAAACTGGCGTCTAGAGGATGTAATCGGCTTCCTATGGCTACCTGTGTCCTATGTCATGCTGCGATTGAATCGGTTGATCATCTCTTCTTGCATTGCTCTTTGGCAAGGCAGGTGTGGTGGTACTTCGGTAGATTACTCAATCTACTGGGTCCACCTAGTGCCTTGCACCTGATTTGGGATAGGTGGAGATCTTCGGTCAGACCTGATTGTAGGGATATTGGGGACTTAGTGGTGAAGTCGATTGTGTGGAACATTTGGCTGGCTAGAAATGATTACATGTTTAATGCTACTGTTGTCTATGCACATGCTCTTATCCTAAAGATTGACCGAATGTTATTAACTTGGATTTCTACAGCTGCTGAGGGTCCTACATCAAAATTGGAGGAGCACTCGTCGACTATCAGACAGAGCTTGGAGTTTCACAATACGTCGGTGGAGGGCTCAGGGGATGTACCGATACTGGAGGGTGGTCGTGATTTGCACACTGGTTAG
- the LOC120260826 gene encoding putative mannan endo-1,4-beta-mannosidase 9, whose translation MAAKQVVCALLWVLALVASIIEHAGGAVSDFVKTDGTSFVVNGEPFYANGFNAYWLMLKASKTSEMDKVSTVFHQASSYGMTVVRTWAFNDGGYRPLQSSPGVYDEDIFKGLDFVISEAKKYGIRLILSLVDNFKSLGGKRQYVEWAIQQGENLTSYDEFYTNFRVKTFYKNHVKTILLRNNTKTGVVYKDDPTIMAWELINEGRCKSDLSGRTMQAWIEEMAPFVKAIDGEHLLEVGLEGFYGGLDHDQEAIQHDSFASSRNVGTDFISNNQVHAIDFATIHLYPSWIPQADDKTQLKFVTDWIHSHSKVADEVLRKPLMVTEFGKISRFAGCNGVDKVAFYRTAYNVLYKLIRAKSACAGGLFWQLLLPGMENLSDSYEIILSECSYIANIISQHSRLISSIINPSLRRLTVTDQ comes from the exons ATGGCAGCGAAACAAGTTGTGTGTGCTCTGTTGTGGGTTTTGGCTTTGGTTGCGTCAATAATAGAGCATGCAGGCGGAGCTGTGTCTGATTTTGTAAAGACTGATGGCACTAGTTTTGTGGTGAATGGAGAGCCATTCTACGCTAATGGATTCAATGCTTACTGGCTTATGTTGAAAGCTTCGAAGACGTCGGAGATGGACAAAGTATCAACTGTTTTCCACCAGGCCTCCTCCTACGGAATGACCGTCGTCAGAACCTGGGCTTTCAATGATGGCGGATATCGACCTTTGCAATCTTCTCCGGGCGTCTACGATGAGGACATATTCAAG GGCTTGGATTTTGTGATTTCTGAGGCTAAGAAATATGGAATTCGTTTGATATTGAGCTTGGTTGATAACTTCAAGTCTCTAGGAGGAAAGAGACAGTACGTTGAATGGGCAATACAGCAAGGGGAGAACTTGACCTCTTATGATGAATTTTACACAAACTTTCGCGTCAAGACATTTTACAAAAATCATGTCAAg ACGATTCTCCTAAGAAACAACACGAAGACAGGGGTGGTATATAAAGATGATCCAACAATCATGGCGTGGGAGCTGATCAACGAGGGTCGGTGCAAGAGCGACCTGTCCGGGCGAACCATGCAGGCTTGGATTGAAGAGATGGCCCCGTTTGTCAAAGCCATTGATGGTGAGCACTTGTTGGAAGTGGGCTTGGAAGGCTTCTATGGTGGGCTGGATCATGACCAGGAGGCCATCCAACATGACTCGTTTGCCTCCTCTCGTAATGTTGGCACTGATTTTATATCCAACAACCAGGTCCATGCAATTGACTTCGCCACTATTCACCTATATCCTTCATG GATCCCTCAGGCAGATGACAAGACCCAGCTTAAATTTGTGACGGACTGGATACACTCTCACTCTAAAGTGGCAGATGAGGTTCTAAGGAAGCCACTTATGGTCACAGAATTTGGCAAAATCAGCAGGTTTGCTGGGTGCAATGGAGTTGATAAAGTGGCATTTTACCGCACAGCTTACAATGTGTTGTACAAGTTGATCCGAGCCAAGAGCGCCTGTGCAGGTGGTTTGTTTTGGCAGTTGCTTCTGCCAGGAATGGAAAATCTCAGTGATAGCTACGAGATCATACTCTCCGAGTGTTCATATATAGCAAACATAATATCTCAACACTCACGCTTGATCTCTAGCATTATCAACCCCAGCTTGCGGAGGTTAACTGTGACAGACCAGTAG